From a region of the Campylobacter showae genome:
- a CDS encoding pyridoxamine 5'-phosphate oxidase family protein — translation MNEKILKFIRKMHLLSLAVLDDGKPYCASCFYAFDEENLAFVVAGGEQSAHVKAFLAEPDVAGTVALDTKIVGKIEGVQFRALAAPATAQQSKIYFARFPYALAMNPSLYALSLGWVKFTHNALGFGKKLVWQREQI, via the coding sequence ATGAATGAGAAAATTTTAAAATTTATCCGCAAAATGCACCTGCTTAGCCTTGCTGTTTTAGATGATGGCAAGCCCTACTGCGCGAGCTGCTTTTACGCCTTTGACGAGGAAAATTTAGCTTTTGTCGTAGCAGGCGGTGAGCAGAGCGCTCACGTGAAGGCGTTTTTAGCTGAGCCTGACGTGGCCGGCACTGTCGCGCTTGATACCAAAATAGTCGGCAAGATAGAGGGCGTGCAGTTTCGCGCCCTAGCCGCCCCTGCAACCGCGCAGCAAAGCAAAATCTACTTCGCGCGCTTTCCTTACGCTTTGGCGATGAACCCGAGCCTTTATGCTTTGAGCCTAGGCTGGGTTAAATTTACGCATAATGCGTTGGGGTTTGGGAAGAAACTCGTCTGGCAGAGAGAACAAATTTAA
- a CDS encoding acyl-CoA thioesterase, which yields MEKTLEGMGEPRMKQVALPKDTNSAGNIFGGWILSQIDLAGAQAAREVAPERVVTISMQEIIFKQPVFVGDVVSCYAKITDVGNTSIKTKIEVTAQRLNAAGFRECIHVTSAIATYVSVTKDGAKKPIDPELKKAHGF from the coding sequence ATGGAAAAAACATTAGAAGGCATGGGCGAACCGCGCATGAAGCAAGTCGCCTTACCAAAAGACACCAACTCCGCTGGCAACATTTTTGGCGGCTGGATATTAAGCCAGATCGACCTTGCCGGCGCTCAGGCCGCGCGAGAAGTGGCTCCTGAGCGCGTCGTGACGATCTCGATGCAAGAGATTATATTTAAACAGCCTGTTTTCGTCGGCGACGTCGTGAGCTGCTACGCCAAGATAACGGACGTGGGCAACACTTCGATCAAAACTAAGATCGAAGTCACGGCGCAGCGGCTAAATGCGGCTGGCTTTCGCGAGTGCATACACGTAACATCCGCGATCGCGACCTATGTGAGCGTAACCAAAGACGGCGCGAAAAAGCCGATCGATCCCGAGCTAAAAAAGGCGCACGGGTTTTGA
- a CDS encoding subtype B tannase, with protein sequence MKKRALALSAAACLCAAISAQAADLKFDPDKFETRSIKLGEKEVKFRAYEGIVYVANPVDSEYQRLNFYVPSQYFDGDKSEAGKFDAASAPIFLPNSIGGYMPGEPFTPALDKNGKPNAVLAALERGYVVAAPGARGRTLKDANGKFSGKAPAAIVDLKAAVRYLKFNDAAMAGDANKIISNGTSAGGAMSALLGASADAPEFEPYLAALGAAKASDEIYAVSAYCPVTNLENADAAYEWMFGAQTKYEKMDFSALDAAGFNDRSGKPKTVSGELNAEQKELSAALKSAFPAYVNSLNLKDAKGRALTLEPSGEGSFKEYVKKTLADSFASAKSRDKSLLKPEFFTLETQGCTLGYDFKFEDYVTSMPRAKATPAFDGLELQNPENDFFGDADAAAKHFTEFSAKRGTGEIADAKIIKMVNAMSYLGNKSAAKFYRIRHGAADSDTALAVPLILALGLQNAGKAVDFAVPWGQGHGGDYDLDELFRWMDRVVK encoded by the coding sequence ATGAAAAAGAGGGCGCTTGCATTAAGCGCGGCGGCTTGCCTATGCGCGGCGATTAGCGCGCAGGCGGCGGATCTGAAATTTGACCCGGATAAATTTGAAACTCGCTCTATAAAATTAGGCGAAAAAGAGGTCAAATTTAGAGCCTACGAGGGGATAGTTTACGTAGCAAACCCCGTGGATAGCGAGTATCAGAGGCTAAATTTTTACGTTCCGTCTCAGTATTTTGATGGCGATAAAAGCGAGGCGGGCAAATTTGACGCGGCAAGCGCTCCGATCTTTTTGCCAAACTCCATCGGCGGATATATGCCTGGCGAGCCTTTTACGCCGGCGCTTGATAAAAACGGTAAGCCAAACGCGGTGCTAGCGGCGCTTGAGCGCGGTTACGTAGTCGCTGCGCCTGGAGCTAGAGGCAGGACGCTCAAGGACGCAAACGGCAAATTTAGCGGCAAAGCGCCCGCAGCTATCGTCGATCTAAAGGCCGCCGTGCGGTATCTCAAATTTAACGACGCAGCTATGGCGGGCGACGCAAACAAAATCATATCAAACGGCACGAGTGCAGGCGGAGCGATGTCGGCGCTGCTTGGCGCCTCGGCGGACGCGCCCGAGTTTGAGCCCTATCTAGCCGCACTCGGCGCCGCAAAGGCTAGCGACGAGATATACGCCGTCTCTGCCTACTGCCCGGTTACGAACCTAGAAAACGCCGACGCGGCCTACGAGTGGATGTTTGGCGCGCAGACGAAATACGAGAAAATGGACTTTAGCGCGCTTGACGCAGCTGGGTTTAATGACCGAAGCGGCAAGCCAAAAACCGTCTCCGGCGAGCTAAACGCAGAGCAAAAAGAGCTCTCCGCCGCGCTAAAATCGGCCTTTCCCGCCTACGTAAATTCACTAAATTTAAAGGACGCCAAAGGCCGCGCGCTAACGCTTGAGCCTAGCGGCGAAGGCAGCTTTAAAGAGTATGTCAAAAAGACGCTTGCTGACTCGTTTGCGTCTGCAAAAAGCCGCGACAAAAGCCTGCTAAAGCCCGAGTTTTTCACGCTTGAGACGCAGGGCTGCACGCTCGGATATGATTTTAAATTTGAGGACTACGTTACGTCTATGCCGCGCGCTAAGGCTACGCCCGCATTTGACGGACTAGAGCTACAAAATCCCGAAAACGACTTTTTTGGTGATGCGGACGCGGCGGCTAAGCACTTTACCGAATTTAGCGCAAAACGCGGCACGGGCGAGATCGCTGACGCTAAAATCATAAAAATGGTAAACGCGATGAGCTATCTGGGCAATAAAAGCGCGGCTAAATTTTACCGTATCAGGCACGGCGCGGCAGACTCCGATACTGCTCTAGCCGTGCCGCTTATCTTGGCGCTGGGGCTACAAAATGCGGGCAAGGCAGTTGATTTTGCGGTGCCTTGGGGGCAAGGTCACGGCGGCGACTATGATCTGGACGAGCTTTTTAGATGGATGGATCGCGTCGTAAAATAG
- a CDS encoding ABC transporter substrate-binding protein encodes MKKLLTTLLLSAVVALGAEVKTITDMTGNEVKIPAKTQKIAALWHANNQVILVLGGADKIVTTTDQIKKNKWFAKIYPRIAEVPAALNGNDIQIEELVKLAPDVVVVSNKNFQENLTKNGFSAANLIFRDYDDMKKSVLLTAQIIGGDAASKAKELNENLDANIALVTERTNKLDDAARPKVLHIVGGANLLKIDGTKTIIDTWVKYAGGKNAVQKEGSMIEITAEEIVAADPDIIIVGGADNQKAVEKIYADPVFAGLKAVKNKKVYGNPKGVFSWDRYGAESALQILWAATIVQPELFKDVDVKAQTKAFYKKFMNYDLSDAEFDYILKGLNPDGSK; translated from the coding sequence ATGAAAAAACTTCTCACGACGCTGCTTTTAAGCGCCGTAGTAGCGCTAGGAGCCGAGGTAAAAACCATCACCGATATGACCGGCAATGAGGTCAAAATCCCGGCCAAAACGCAAAAGATAGCCGCGCTCTGGCACGCAAACAACCAAGTGATTTTGGTGCTAGGCGGCGCGGACAAGATCGTAACTACGACCGATCAAATCAAGAAAAATAAGTGGTTTGCTAAAATTTACCCACGCATCGCAGAGGTGCCGGCTGCGCTAAACGGCAACGATATCCAGATCGAGGAGCTAGTTAAACTAGCGCCCGACGTAGTCGTCGTATCAAACAAAAATTTCCAAGAAAATCTTACTAAAAACGGTTTTAGCGCGGCGAATTTGATATTTCGCGACTACGACGATATGAAAAAAAGCGTGCTACTAACGGCCCAGATCATCGGCGGCGACGCAGCTAGCAAAGCAAAAGAACTAAACGAAAATCTAGATGCCAACATCGCGCTAGTTACCGAGCGCACGAACAAACTAGACGACGCTGCGCGCCCTAAAGTACTACATATCGTAGGCGGCGCAAACCTGCTAAAAATCGACGGAACCAAAACGATCATCGACACGTGGGTGAAATACGCGGGCGGTAAAAACGCGGTGCAAAAAGAGGGCAGCATGATAGAAATCACGGCCGAAGAGATCGTGGCGGCAGACCCTGATATCATCATCGTTGGCGGCGCGGATAATCAAAAAGCGGTTGAGAAAATCTACGCCGATCCCGTATTTGCAGGGCTAAAAGCGGTCAAAAACAAAAAAGTCTACGGCAACCCAAAAGGCGTGTTTAGCTGGGATAGATACGGCGCGGAGTCAGCTCTGCAAATTTTATGGGCGGCTACTATCGTTCAGCCGGAGCTCTTTAAAGACGTCGATGTAAAAGCCCAAACTAAGGCGTTTTATAAGAAATTTATGAACTACGACCTTAGCGACGCGGAGTTTGACTACATCCTAAAAGGACTAAATCCGGACGGCAGCAAATAA
- a CDS encoding ATP/GTP-binding protein, producing MKLQNYQSASLNSFDFSFKTSGGDEINLKMYDNKTVDYASAKTAGASASALTLTHEYGYSFSYKGDGLDARDKEELAAALEKIAPNIDKFMKNVKDGEDWVSSRVTNLANSLRKELPEIKDANHKNFIADGTLKLFDRLMEQNKADAKLLQNSKKLFDELISQLDSFKFYV from the coding sequence ATGAAACTACAAAACTACCAAAGCGCGAGCCTAAACAGCTTTGATTTTAGCTTTAAAACCAGCGGCGGCGACGAGATAAATCTAAAAATGTACGACAACAAAACAGTAGACTACGCCAGCGCCAAAACAGCCGGCGCATCGGCATCTGCGCTCACTCTCACGCATGAGTACGGCTATAGCTTTTCGTATAAAGGCGACGGTCTGGACGCTCGCGATAAAGAGGAGCTGGCAGCCGCTCTAGAAAAGATAGCGCCTAACATAGATAAATTTATGAAAAACGTCAAAGATGGCGAGGATTGGGTATCTTCGCGCGTGACAAATCTCGCAAACTCCCTTCGCAAAGAGCTTCCCGAGATAAAAGACGCAAATCATAAAAACTTTATCGCAGACGGTACGCTAAAGCTTTTTGATAGGCTGATGGAGCAAAATAAAGCGGACGCCAAGCTGCTGCAAAACTCCAAAAAGCTCTTTGATGAGCTCATTTCTCAGCTGGATAGCTTTAAATTTTACGTTTAG
- a CDS encoding EI24 domain-containing protein — translation MFADILRLSIKDLFTPKFIALSILPLVFSALIIAAIAMFGGRELYEALNAAISGEAGALAEYPMVAKILSLGIAKWLIGAIFYAVGAYLVVMLSVFCALAVAGFLTPVVAREINRRHYRVEESQLANISLARQTALMGQILLKFFLIALICVPILAVPALNFLALHPAFFYLYYSLLFIDVAPNALSRHKFELYLLDYGGYKFKAAALCFYLLCLVPIFGLFLQVFFVIYFSHFFFLRETSRLT, via the coding sequence TTGTTCGCTGATATTTTACGCCTTTCGATAAAGGACCTTTTTACGCCCAAATTTATCGCGCTCTCTATCCTGCCGCTCGTTTTTTCCGCACTCATCATCGCAGCGATCGCGATGTTTGGCGGCCGCGAGCTATATGAGGCGCTAAACGCGGCCATATCGGGCGAGGCAGGCGCGCTGGCCGAGTATCCGATGGTGGCCAAAATCCTCAGCCTCGGTATCGCAAAATGGCTCATCGGCGCGATATTTTACGCGGTCGGCGCATATCTAGTCGTTATGCTTTCGGTTTTTTGCGCGCTCGCGGTTGCGGGCTTTCTAACTCCAGTGGTCGCCCGCGAGATAAACCGCAGGCACTACCGCGTGGAGGAGTCGCAGCTGGCAAATATCAGCCTAGCTCGCCAAACGGCTCTTATGGGTCAAATTTTGCTTAAATTTTTCCTGATCGCGCTTATTTGCGTGCCGATTTTAGCCGTGCCTGCGCTAAATTTTCTCGCCCTGCACCCCGCGTTTTTTTACCTTTATTATTCGCTACTTTTCATCGACGTAGCGCCAAATGCCCTCTCGCGGCACAAATTTGAGCTTTATTTGCTTGATTACGGCGGATACAAATTTAAAGCCGCCGCGCTGTGCTTTTATCTGCTTTGTTTGGTGCCTATTTTTGGGCTTTTCTTGCAGGTTTTTTTCGTTATTTATTTTTCGCATTTTTTCTTTTTACGCGAGACTTCGCGCTTGACGTAA
- the gdhA gene encoding NADP-specific glutamate dehydrogenase, translating to MSEYIEKTMEWIKRTNPGQGVFVQAATEVLNSLEPLIKKESKYQKHAILERIVIPERTVIFRVTYTDDDGRPQVNNGYRVQFNSAVGPYKGGIRLHPSVDLGVLKFLGFEQIFKNSLTGVNIGGAKGGSTFDPKGKSEGEIMRFCQAFMSELYRHIGNTVDVPAGDIGVGAREIGYMFGQYKKLTGRFDGILTGKGLNWGGSLARTEATGYGLVYFTQNMLKKAGLDLEGKKCSVSGSGNVAIYTVEKLYQVGALPITVSDSNGYVYDAEGIDLAVLKEIKEARRARLSEYVKFRPNAKYVSVSEYKEGRNGVWDVPCDGAFPCATQNELHLADIKTLYANGCRFVAEGANMPSTLDAINFMLAQKDFYFAPAKAANAGGVGTSGLEMMQNAGMTAWSFEKVDHRLHGIMNHIFELSYETSKEFGDEGNLVLGSNIAGFRKVADAMIDQGYV from the coding sequence ATGAGCGAGTACATCGAAAAAACGATGGAGTGGATAAAAAGAACCAATCCGGGCCAAGGCGTGTTCGTACAGGCTGCGACCGAGGTGCTAAATAGCCTTGAGCCGCTTATAAAAAAAGAGAGTAAATACCAAAAACACGCGATCCTAGAGCGTATCGTCATCCCTGAGCGCACCGTGATCTTTCGCGTTACCTACACGGACGACGACGGCAGACCGCAGGTAAATAACGGCTACCGCGTGCAGTTTAACTCAGCCGTGGGCCCCTATAAAGGCGGTATCAGACTCCATCCCAGCGTCGATCTTGGCGTGCTAAAATTTTTAGGGTTTGAGCAAATTTTTAAAAACTCGCTAACGGGCGTAAATATCGGCGGCGCAAAAGGCGGTAGCACCTTTGATCCAAAAGGCAAGAGTGAGGGCGAGATAATGCGCTTTTGCCAAGCATTTATGAGCGAGCTTTACCGCCATATCGGCAACACCGTGGACGTGCCCGCAGGCGACATCGGCGTGGGAGCGCGCGAGATCGGCTATATGTTTGGGCAGTATAAAAAGCTCACGGGCAGATTTGACGGCATACTAACGGGCAAAGGACTAAACTGGGGCGGCAGCCTAGCGCGCACAGAGGCTACTGGATACGGACTGGTATATTTCACTCAAAACATGCTAAAAAAAGCTGGACTTGATCTAGAGGGCAAAAAATGCAGCGTCAGCGGTAGCGGAAATGTCGCCATATACACGGTAGAAAAGCTCTATCAAGTAGGCGCGCTGCCTATCACGGTTTCTGATTCAAACGGATACGTTTACGACGCCGAGGGCATAGATCTAGCGGTGCTTAAAGAGATAAAAGAAGCGAGACGCGCGCGCCTTAGCGAATACGTCAAATTTAGACCGAACGCAAAATACGTAAGCGTAAGCGAATATAAAGAGGGCAGAAACGGCGTCTGGGACGTGCCATGCGACGGAGCTTTCCCATGCGCGACGCAAAACGAGCTTCACCTAGCCGACATAAAGACGCTCTACGCTAACGGCTGTCGCTTCGTCGCCGAGGGCGCAAACATGCCAAGCACACTTGATGCGATAAATTTCATGCTAGCGCAAAAGGATTTTTACTTCGCTCCGGCAAAGGCGGCAAACGCGGGCGGCGTGGGCACGTCGGGCCTTGAGATGATGCAAAATGCCGGCATGACCGCGTGGAGCTTTGAAAAGGTCGATCACAGACTGCACGGCATCATGAATCATATCTTTGAGCTTAGTTACGAGACGAGCAAGGAGTTTGGCGACGAGGGAAATCTAGTACTTGGCTCAAATATCGCGGGCTTTAGAAAAGTAGCCGACGCGATGATAGATCAGGGGTATGTGTAA
- a CDS encoding dUTPase, translated as MNANEKITQMLNLQQSLNDDTNGIGWENGINKNGKLINWKRCIYMECAELIDSFAWKHWKSINAPTNEDNLRVEVVDIWHFLMSLMLEQYKLNNLGDIAKLSSDICASSGFEAFCREPFNVAEENIYEIINDVEMLINKCSGFEYSLFDLLKIYFSMSLKCGVNLSSLYECYVGKNVLNRFRQDHGYKEGAYKKVWNGKEDNAVMNEILARGLKSVDEIYAALEAEYKSVK; from the coding sequence ATGAACGCGAATGAAAAAATCACCCAAATGCTAAATCTCCAGCAGAGTCTAAACGACGACACCAACGGCATCGGCTGGGAAAACGGCATAAACAAAAACGGCAAACTCATCAACTGGAAACGCTGCATATATATGGAGTGCGCCGAGCTCATAGATAGCTTTGCCTGGAAACACTGGAAGAGCATAAACGCGCCGACCAATGAAGACAATCTACGCGTCGAGGTCGTGGATATCTGGCACTTTTTGATGAGTTTGATGCTCGAGCAGTACAAGCTAAATAACCTTGGCGATATCGCAAAGCTTTCAAGCGACATCTGCGCTAGCAGCGGCTTTGAGGCGTTTTGCCGCGAGCCGTTTAACGTCGCCGAAGAGAACATCTACGAGATCATAAACGACGTCGAAATGCTCATAAATAAGTGCTCGGGCTTTGAGTATTCGCTCTTTGATCTGCTTAAAATTTACTTCTCGATGAGCCTAAAATGCGGCGTAAATTTAAGCTCGCTTTACGAGTGCTACGTCGGTAAAAACGTCCTAAATCGCTTCCGCCAAGACCACGGCTATAAAGAGGGCGCGTATAAAAAAGTCTGGAACGGCAAGGAGGATAACGCCGTGATGAACGAGATTTTAGCTCGCGGACTAAAAAGCGTGGACGAGATCTACGCCGCGCTAGAGGCCGAGTATAAGTCGGTAAAATAA
- a CDS encoding molybdopterin oxidoreductase family protein, translating into MTKTGKVICPYCGTGCQVELHVENNVIRSALGVQDNPVNQGNLCLKGFYGWDYVGAPDRLTKPLIRKKDGVFSKDGDLEEASWDEALDLVVAKMKEVKEKYGPDALVGNYSARCTLEDNYVAQKIMRAVIGTNNVDHCARIUHAPTVAGLAKTIGNGAATNSFVEIGPYSNCILMIGSNPENGHPIAAMHIQRALNRGAKLIVVDPIKTEFASRADVHLQLAPEHNIAVINSLIYVIFEENLVNWDFVNECTKGVEYVREAVKDYSPEAIASYTNLNPEDVRKAARMYATIRPAVITHGMGVTHFNHGVGAVCDISNLFLLTGNICELGSGDLPIRGQENVQGCCDMGVLPNIFPNLGSVTDPKQREWFEQVWHLEPGFLNGKIGIHKTEVPNAILDGRVHFFWTMGENPVMTDPNTNHFLKAISKVDMYVVQDIFLTETSRKADVVLPGVASSEKEGLYANAERRVQHNEHVITPPGDARQDWWIICEIARRLGATEGFNFNSPEEIWEEVRKCDPRRYGGMSYYRIKKYHGLHWPCPDENNMGGQSLYLDKKFFTPDGKGKFIPCLHVKSVADIEPAKAEFAKRVNLPPEYEVMAGSVDEPTDAEYPIQLLTTRKVYQYAGGVMTRRSKAIEEGGDSIGPIAEMNPALAQRYGIKQGDFIKAWSRYGYIVIKADVTGIVPDGVIQMTYHYWESCCNELTSNGWDFISKTPTFKAAIQIQRIEEEEFLRIRELKRIKFQTNKVIYDDYHHE; encoded by the coding sequence ATGACGAAGACCGGCAAAGTCATATGCCCGTACTGCGGCACGGGCTGTCAGGTCGAGCTTCATGTCGAAAACAACGTGATAAGAAGCGCGCTTGGAGTGCAGGATAACCCCGTAAATCAGGGCAATCTGTGCTTAAAGGGCTTTTACGGCTGGGACTACGTGGGGGCGCCTGATAGACTAACAAAACCGCTAATTCGCAAAAAAGACGGCGTATTTAGCAAGGACGGAGACCTTGAGGAGGCTAGCTGGGACGAAGCGCTTGATCTAGTCGTCGCAAAGATGAAAGAGGTCAAGGAAAAATACGGCCCCGACGCGCTAGTAGGCAACTACTCGGCTCGCTGTACGCTAGAGGACAACTACGTCGCGCAAAAGATAATGCGCGCCGTAATCGGCACGAATAACGTCGATCACTGTGCTAGAATTTGACACGCTCCGACTGTGGCAGGTCTTGCCAAAACAATCGGTAACGGAGCGGCGACAAACAGCTTTGTAGAGATCGGACCTTATAGTAATTGTATCTTGATGATCGGCTCAAACCCCGAAAACGGCCACCCGATCGCGGCGATGCACATACAGCGCGCGCTAAACCGCGGCGCTAAGCTCATCGTGGTAGACCCGATAAAAACGGAATTTGCCAGCCGAGCGGACGTGCATTTGCAGCTAGCGCCCGAGCATAACATCGCTGTTATAAACTCGCTAATTTACGTTATTTTCGAGGAAAATTTAGTTAACTGGGACTTCGTAAACGAATGCACCAAAGGCGTGGAATACGTACGCGAAGCGGTCAAAGACTATTCGCCTGAAGCCATCGCTAGCTACACCAATCTAAACCCTGAGGACGTGAGAAAAGCGGCCCGCATGTACGCGACTATCCGTCCGGCCGTCATCACGCACGGTATGGGTGTAACGCACTTTAACCACGGCGTAGGCGCGGTTTGCGATATATCAAATTTATTCCTTTTAACCGGAAATATCTGCGAGCTAGGAAGCGGCGACCTACCGATACGCGGACAAGAAAACGTCCAAGGCTGCTGCGATATGGGCGTGTTGCCAAATATTTTTCCAAATTTAGGTTCGGTAACCGATCCGAAACAGCGCGAGTGGTTCGAGCAGGTTTGGCATCTAGAGCCTGGCTTCCTAAACGGTAAAATCGGCATCCATAAAACCGAAGTACCAAATGCCATCCTTGACGGCAGGGTGCACTTTTTCTGGACGATGGGCGAAAACCCCGTTATGACGGATCCAAATACCAACCACTTCCTAAAAGCGATCTCAAAGGTCGATATGTATGTGGTTCAGGATATATTCTTAACCGAAACGTCGCGTAAAGCCGACGTCGTTTTGCCCGGCGTGGCAAGTAGCGAAAAAGAAGGCCTCTACGCCAATGCAGAGCGCCGCGTACAGCACAACGAGCACGTCATCACGCCTCCGGGAGACGCCAGACAGGATTGGTGGATCATCTGCGAGATAGCGCGAAGGCTCGGAGCGACCGAGGGATTTAACTTTAACTCGCCTGAAGAAATTTGGGAAGAGGTCCGTAAGTGCGACCCTAGAAGATACGGCGGCATGAGCTACTACCGCATCAAAAAGTATCATGGCTTGCACTGGCCGTGCCCTGACGAAAACAACATGGGCGGACAGAGCCTCTATCTAGATAAAAAATTCTTTACGCCGGACGGCAAAGGTAAATTTATCCCTTGCTTGCACGTAAAGAGCGTCGCAGATATCGAGCCGGCAAAAGCCGAGTTTGCTAAACGCGTAAATTTACCGCCTGAGTACGAAGTGATGGCCGGTAGCGTGGACGAGCCGACCGACGCCGAGTATCCGATACAGCTACTAACTACGCGTAAAGTCTATCAGTACGCCGGCGGCGTCATGACTAGACGCTCAAAAGCTATCGAAGAGGGCGGCGACAGCATCGGACCGATCGCAGAGATGAACCCTGCGCTGGCCCAGCGCTACGGTATAAAGCAAGGAGACTTCATCAAAGCATGGAGTAGATACGGTTATATCGTCATCAAGGCAGACGTCACGGGCATCGTCCCAGACGGCGTCATACAGATGACATATCACTACTGGGAGAGCTGCTGCAACGAGCTAACGAGCAACGGCTGGGACTTCATCAGTAAGACCCCGACCTTTAAGGCCGCCATCCAGATCCAAAGAATCGAGGAGGAGGAATTTTTGCGTATTCGCGAGCTAAAACGCATCAAATTCCAAACCAACAAGGTCATCTACGACGACTATCACCACGAGTGA
- a CDS encoding FecCD family ABC transporter permease — protein sequence MKNISFKFTLILLAVLTVVCGVVALGVGRFYVVPSDVLSVIGSFFGVPTDAAANIQNVVENIRIPRIIAAILVGAALSISGAAYQGVFRNQLVSPDLLGVSAGACVGAALAIMFDLSLFWVQALAFVCGLAAVGMTLSIPRLMGRSSTLMLVLSGIIVSGLMASVIGFLKYVADPETKLPDIVYWQLGSLAKIDADNLKFIAPVMIACAVLLVAMSWRINLLSLGDESAARLGVNVTLERGVIIVCATLLTACSVCVSGIVAWVGLLMPHLARMLVGANNARSLPASIFMGAIFLLFVDTLARTISVSEVPLGVLTGFIGTIFFVWVLWRNKKVA from the coding sequence ATGAAAAATATTAGTTTTAAATTTACGCTGATTTTGCTGGCCGTGCTGACCGTAGTTTGCGGCGTAGTCGCGCTTGGCGTCGGCAGGTTTTACGTGGTGCCCTCAGACGTGCTTAGCGTGATCGGCAGCTTTTTTGGAGTGCCGACGGACGCCGCGGCAAATATCCAAAACGTCGTCGAAAACATCCGCATACCGCGCATTATCGCGGCTATCCTCGTCGGAGCCGCGCTTAGCATCAGCGGAGCGGCGTATCAGGGCGTCTTTCGTAACCAGCTGGTTAGCCCCGATCTGCTTGGCGTTTCGGCCGGAGCTTGCGTAGGAGCCGCGCTTGCGATTATGTTTGATTTATCGCTTTTTTGGGTGCAGGCGCTAGCCTTTGTCTGCGGGCTCGCGGCCGTAGGTATGACGCTATCTATACCGCGTCTGATGGGGCGATCTAGCACGCTGATGCTGGTGCTCTCAGGCATCATCGTTAGCGGTCTCATGGCCTCGGTGATCGGCTTTTTAAAATACGTCGCCGACCCAGAGACTAAGCTGCCCGACATCGTTTACTGGCAGCTGGGCAGCCTAGCTAAGATCGACGCGGATAATCTTAAATTTATCGCGCCCGTGATGATAGCCTGCGCGGTGCTGCTCGTAGCGATGAGCTGGAGGATAAATTTGCTTTCGCTAGGCGACGAGAGCGCGGCGAGGCTGGGCGTAAACGTAACGCTTGAGCGCGGCGTCATCATCGTCTGCGCGACGCTGCTAACGGCATGCAGCGTGTGCGTGAGCGGTATCGTGGCGTGGGTGGGGCTGCTGATGCCCCACCTGGCGCGCATGCTAGTGGGTGCGAACAACGCCCGCAGCCTGCCTGCGAGCATATTTATGGGTGCGATATTTTTGCTATTTGTCGATACCCTGGCGCGCACGATCAGCGTGAGCGAGGTGCCTCTGGGCGTACTTACGGGCTTTATCGGCACGATATTTTTCGTCTGGGTTCTCTGGCGAAATAAAAAGGTCGCGTGA
- a CDS encoding ABC transporter ATP-binding protein yields the protein MLEVKNLNFAYPNGAGRLENVNLRVGKGEILTILGRNGAGKSTMLSLISGTQAPHSGEVWLGGKNSADLSNKERAKIMAYVAQSEICEYDYTGLEFITMGRAAHLGIFARPSEEDTAIAKEFTAKLEITHLEDKFITQMSGGQKQMCSIARAMAAKPQIIVFDEPTSALDFGNQYKFLRTVKQLKEQGYTIVLTTHNPDFAVLLGGYVALVKGGGEVAFGSVDEIIESEHLSKLYGLNLSVEYIEQVARKCCLTHPL from the coding sequence ATGTTAGAAGTAAAAAATCTAAATTTCGCCTATCCAAACGGCGCGGGTAGGCTAGAAAACGTAAATTTACGCGTCGGCAAGGGCGAGATACTAACGATACTAGGGCGAAACGGCGCGGGCAAATCGACCATGCTAAGCCTAATCAGCGGCACGCAGGCGCCGCACTCGGGCGAAGTTTGGCTCGGCGGTAAAAATAGCGCGGATCTTAGCAACAAAGAGCGCGCCAAAATCATGGCCTACGTCGCGCAAAGCGAGATCTGCGAGTACGACTACACGGGGCTTGAGTTTATCACGATGGGGCGAGCGGCGCATCTGGGTATCTTTGCGCGGCCTAGCGAGGAGGATACGGCGATCGCGAAGGAATTTACCGCAAAGCTTGAGATCACGCACCTTGAGGATAAATTTATCACTCAGATGAGCGGCGGACAAAAGCAGATGTGTTCGATCGCGCGCGCGATGGCTGCAAAGCCGCAGATCATCGTGTTTGACGAGCCGACCTCGGCGCTGGACTTTGGAAATCAGTATAAATTCCTGCGCACAGTTAAGCAGCTAAAAGAGCAAGGCTACACCATCGTGCTAACGACTCACAACCCCGATTTCGCCGTGCTTTTGGGCGGCTACGTGGCGTTAGTTAAAGGCGGGGGCGAGGTGGCTTTCGGCAGCGTGGATGAAATCATAGAAAGCGAGCATCTAAGCAAGCTTTACGGGCTAAATTTGAGCGTAGAGTACATCGAGCAAGTAGCTAGAAAGTGCTGCCTCACGCATCCGCTGTGA